A segment of the Dunckerocampus dactyliophorus isolate RoL2022-P2 chromosome 19, RoL_Ddac_1.1, whole genome shotgun sequence genome:
gagcaaggaactcaaacaaagcaccaggatgagcgatttcaagaaacaatacaagcagttgatgtttggaTTCGGATTAGGATTAAAAAAGCTTTGCTTCTTGCacctccttttggacatgtggaactgtgaagtGTACTACGTGATGTATTCCAGTGTACTTATACTTGTATGTTCAAATCATTGAAACCATTAGCATTTTTGATGTTATATTAAGATGTCGgctatgtgttttatttatttacatttgtgtcAAACTTCGACAGTTTATTGTCATCATTTCTGATCGCATATAAAAAGATGTTTAGCAATAATCTCAGCAAAAGACAAGACAGATTCCAACACTGGCCATGCTGGAGTAATAAACCTAAACAAAAGTATAATTattcataaacaaaaacatcattaaGATTCATTCGTTGATCCTTTCATTGTCTAAGATCATTGCTGGATTTGTAGTGTATGATGGCTAACGGtggcaaacacagaaatgattcaaaacaaaacaaaacacaggaaCACCGTAAAACACAATCAAGTGGAAAACACGGCAGTCGTAGATGCTGCAAGatccaaaacaaatacaaaagaaaattGTTGCAAAACCAAAAGGCTGCAAGTTCACAGAACTTGCTGGTATCATGGCTAACGTCCTGGTATCATGGCTAACGTCCTGGTATCATGGCTAACGTCCTGGTATCATGGCTAACGTCCGGGTATCATGGCTAACGTCCGGGTATCATGGCTAACGTCCTGGTATCATGGCTAACGTCCTGGTATCATGGCTAACGTCCGGGTATCATGGCTAACGTCCTGGTATCATGGCTAACGTCCGGGTATCATGGCTAACGTCCTGGTAtcatggctaacttcctggtagcatGGCTAAATTCCTGGTAtcatggctaacttcctggtatcatggctaacttcctggtcacgtggctaacttcctggtatcatggctaacttcctggtagcgtGGCTAACTTCCGCTTTGGTCCCTGAACTTGCAGTATTTCACTCAAGCTTGTGTTATAGTTTTGTAGCATTTTTCTACAGCGTTGATATGAAGGtaacatttttcatttgcagTATTTTTACTTGAAAGATCATCGTTTGATTTGTAGTGTCTATAAAGATCACGGACCGACTGATTGATGGTTAGTCCCAGTCAGCACACAGTTTATACCATAAACGTGATGTGGGGGAGGCGGGCGTGGGGAGCGGTGACTACACGTTCTTTGTGACCCTCCCTCCCCCTCCCCTAGGCAGTCTGTTGAAGAGCCTGATTGGTCCACGAGGTTCTGTTGTGTTCTGGTTCTGCTCTCACTTTAATCCTTCAAGAGGTCACCACTCGAacatggaggggggggggggggctagaATCCCGTCCAGACCACCTGGCTCCAAGAACATAGTgagggtgtgtgtatgtgcgcgtgTGAGTgtatgcgcatgtgtgtgtgagctaCTTTCAAATTGACGTTTAAATGAACAAGTTTGTCTTGAaagaacgtgtgtgtgtgtgtgtgtgtgtgtagcgccACCATGAGGATGAATTATGTCAGTGTCAAATTCTAACGATTGCTCAATGTGTtcctatataataataataataaaaataagaagaacagcaattataataataataacagggtATTGTCTTGTGAGTTTATATGATTATGATTACGTGTCAATAATGTCAATAATAACACATGACAAGTTTCTACACGCCAAAAATATTCAAAGGCTTTATGTTGTAGTTTAGCATAATatgataaaaatatgaatagcatgaacgtaataataataaaaattaaaatcaatCATGTAAAACACAACGttacataaaacataatataaaacaataacagtagaaaacaacagcaaaaatatgtGATGGTAATCTGGTTTGTGCTGCCACCTGGCGCCAGTTTGACGAACTGCAGGTCCACAATTCGGCTACTTAATCATTCATGTCTTGCATTTCGAGGTTAGTTGACTTCCTGTCTTTGAATGTTACCGTTTTATTATGAAAGGTAGAAGAGGAAACAACATGTTGCATTACGATTATAAAACTCCCTCACTGACGACAATACTGAGAAATGAAGACATCGcaatcagctttattggccaagtgTGCTTAAACAAACAAGGAGTTTGAGTCTGGTTAAATGAGCTCTCCAAaacttaaaaaagaaagaaagaatttAAAAGTAAGATTAAATGTGCGATTAACACATACAgtgtatttattgatgtattttatacaatgtataaataaacaggaaTGAAGCAAAagctaattattattaatgatgGATGAGAGACGATGGCGTCTTTAATATTTATGCAGGTCCGTGATGTATTTGACAGGAAGTACTCCGTTTAACTTCACGTACATTTGACACTTCTTCATCTGTTTTAATATTCTCCTGCGTGTTTAAGTCATGTGCTTTCTTGGCCACGTCGGCGTTTGTTTTGTAGACGTCCATGTTTATCGATGCTATGTTTActgatgtagacgtttgttcctGTCAGCTTGCTTCTCGTTTTCAGCAATGCCAGTTTGCTGTATCGTGCTGTTGAACTTTCTGGCAATGGCGGGTGTTGCTATTACTTCCGTACAGTGGAATGCATGCATCCATGTTGTTGATATCAGCGTTCTGTGATGGCATACAGTTTGCAGACGTATCTGATTCATCGTATGTACAGTATCATATGTTATCAGCATATTTTTAATTGTCTTCTTTTGTTCTTTTATGGAATCTCGTTGTTACTTCATGCGCCCCGTTAGCTTTAACTCTCTTCCACTTTGTCCGAGTGACCCGGGTATCTagcccggatgcctcccggacgcctccctggtgaggtggtccaggcatgcccagccgggagaaggcctcgGGGCAGACCTGGGACACGCTggtgggattatgtctcacagctggcgtGGGAACgctggtgtcctcccggtggagctggaggatgTGGCCAGTGAGTCCCtagtgagactgctgcccccgccactcggacccggataagcggagtaaaatggatggatggatcctaCGTAACCAATTTGACGTTGCTCAGGACCATCTGCTACAGTACAGGCTTGATTATGCTACAGCGTCACGGCACCGCCGACTCCTCCCCTCCAAAGCCCAGCCTGCCACCTCCTTCTTTTTGTGCCCCCAACACGCTCACTGTTCGTTGTTGTTTACGTTTTCGTGTTTCTGTGCTGCGTCGTGCGTCACTCGTGCTCCGTCTTGCATCACTCGTGCTACGCTGGGTGTCACTCGTGCGCCGTCTCGCACCACCTGGGCGTCACATGTTTACGTTTTGTTTCTGTGCTACGTCGTGCATCACTCGTTTGTCCACCTTGCGTCACCTGTGGCCCCTCTTGCGTCATTTGTGCTACTCGTGCATCACTCGTGCGCCGTCTTGCGTCACCCGCGCATCAGTTGGTTACGTTTTGTTTCCGTGCTATGTCGTGCGTCACTCGCGCTCTGTTCTGCGTCACTCGCGCGACTTTGTGCGTCACTCGTGCATCTTCTCGCATCCCTCGTGCTATGTTGTGTGTCACTTGTGCTATGTTGTGCGGCATTTGTGCTACTTGGTGCATAACTTGTGCGTCGCTCGTGCTACGCTGTGCACTGATCAGCTGTACAATGGCATGTGAGACATCACGCGCAGCGCAGGACTTATTGTTTGTGTTTAAAGGGTGAAATCACCCCACATTCTGGGATGTTTGGAATTATTGATCATACACAAGGGAATGATTGTGCAAATATGCCAATGATCGTACGTCTGGCAATGCTGATTCGCTCCCATCAGCAGGTGGAATAAAAGAATATGTTATTAAAAGTATTTACTTTTGacacatttgtttgtgtttgctatGACTTCAGATCAATCTCCCACAATGCACCGCAACAACGCGGACCTTCATGTCGCTGATGACTTCCGTCTATTCTACATGACCGCCtgagcttttattttggaggCCGTTGCAAAGAGCTGTTGCGgtgatgctaatgctagctgAATAGCACACATCTTACTAGCCTTGAAGTTACTCATTTATCAtctatcatttatcatttatcatcATACAACATAAAAGCATATGAATAGATTTAGTAGGATTATTAAGGCCACGGTTTGATCAGAAAGGTTGTGTTTTGTGTACGTGCGTCTGTcctattcattcatttcaaaacaaaacgACAGTTTTAGCTTTATTCTAACACAACAAATTGACTTTCAATTATTATTCGTgttatgtattcattcattaattattaattaatgaacgATCTGTCATCACGTGTAACTACTTCCTTAATAGCGAAttaatatatgcatttttaagtcctataaataagataaataaaaagtgttttattaaTACATACTAGCATATTTAAGTCCTAAccataaaatatatacaaatattgttagatagatagatagatagatagatagatagatagatagatagatagatcgatagatagatagatatagatatagatagatagatagatagatagatagatagatagatcgatagatcgatagatagatagatagatagatatagatatagatagatagatagatagatagatagatagatagatagatagatagatagatagatagatagatagatagatagatagatagaaaagTAATtataaaatgtcaaatgatGAGAGAATGTTCTTTCAAATGAGAACTTTGAAGTATTCTGTTGGTGTCTTTGCTGTTTTCAGATGGGAGGTGGTCCTGCTGGGGGGGTCGTGACCCCCCCCAGCAAATCCTCCTTCAAACATTCacagcagaaacaaaataagaaaaaaaaaccaatcATCTCAGTGCAATAGAAATCCTACTCACTGTTATTTGACAAgaaatcattctttttttttttttactttcttcttattattttttatttcaaagaaaaaattatttaaacgTTTTAGCCTTTcagaatatattattatattatatataatatgttaataaattcattattaactgTTTAGAAGACACTTAACATTCTGACTGTCTTTTTCACCACATTGAAAAAACCCCACGTGAAATATACTCCGTCATAAATGTACTTTCTGACGGCGTAGTACTTTATACTCCATAATACGTGTATATTCATATGTATAataatgtgtgtatttgtggcagTGTAATATTTGCTGAAAGTGCATGAAGTTTTGTttgaaataaaagaataaaatgatAAGATGTTGTACAAGTTTATTTAAGATATAAAGAGTCAGCAggcaaaatgataaaataataattagaaaaaaaacatttacacgaCTGTTATGGAATCTTGTTCACATTTCAAagattgcatttaaaaaatgtaagacATGTTAACAATTAGCACATTTATTaacaattaaaatatgaaaCGTGTCACAATAAAAAGATTAAACGTTAACAAGTCaaatatttattaacatttcaaatgtttcatgtgaacaagtaaaaaaaacaacaaccaaaaggTTGATAATTTGAACGAAAAAAGTGCTTGAATTTGAAGATTTGCTCACGTGTTTTTCTTGTTCTCAACACAGAAGGTCCATAAACATCGAAAGAGTCAAATCACGAACCAGTCCGCCACCGTCCAGCTTCACCAGGTCCAGCTGGTCCAGGTCTGCGTCAGCTGCCTCAGGCCGGCCTGCTCCGGGTTCGGCACGTGCGTGTACGCGCACACAGGAAGGCCCAGACGCAGGTCCTGACCTCTGACCCGCTCGCAGGGCTTGCCGTCCTGCAGCAGAACCGGGAAGGCGAACCTCCGCGCCTGAAGCAGCCGCAGCGCCTCCAGGCTGCGCTCGGCCCGGGCCCTCTTTATCTTGTAGCGGTGGTTCTGGAACCAGATCTTCACCTGGTTCGGGGTCAGCTGGATCAGGCCGGCTAGGTGCTCCCTCTCGGGCGCGGACAGGTACCTCTGCTGTCGGAACCACCGCTCCAGTTCGGACGTCTGCGCTTTGGAGAAGAGAACGCGCCGCTTCTTGCCGCCAGCTCGCCGCGCCGCCGCGCCGCTCGCCGTCTCCTGCCGCGAGCCCACAGACTCATCCTGACGCGCGTGCACTGCACGGGACAGGTAATTACCGTCAAGATCCACAGAAAGCTTCGGAAAGTTCTGTCCGAATGTTCAGTCCGCCACCAACCCAATCAATCAACGTCAAAGTGAAGCACGTGACACCTGAAACGTTGCTCAAACATTTAGCAGGTCTGCTCACCTGACAGCTGCAGGTGGTCCAGTTCGTGGTTCCGGCCAAAAGGAGCATTCACGGGAGCCTCGTCGGTGTCGGCCTCCTCCGGGTCGTCCGAACCAGAACCGGCAGGTAAGTCCAGAATGTCCCTGACTGAGAAGCCGCTTCTGGTGCTGCTTCCTAAAGACATGGTTCTGCTTAAAGGTTCTGCTCCATCAGTGATGCTCATGACGCCTCACAGCACGCGCGTGACAAGCGCGTGGACGTTAAAAAggcgggaggaggaggaggaggaggatgagggtcAATGACTGTCATTAGTCACTCATCAACTTCCTCTTTGCTTTTGACCAAATGTAGCCGACCCAAACAACACAGGAAGTAAAAGACAAACTATTTGATGACGTCACCATCAACACTAATTTCATGTTGTGTTTAATGAGTAATGCTATAATacgaataataatacaataataatacaataaattaaaaataacgtcccttattcatttaaaaataataataataagaagaaaacatgttaaatatctttattagcTTCTTAGTTGCtgagtctattttttattttgattcaaaatatatattttttaaatcaaacattCTTCTTACTTTAGTGctttagtgtgtgtgcgtgtgctatgACACTTTCTTGCAGGCTCACATCtttctacgtgtgtgtgtgtgtgtgtgtgtgtgtgtgtgtgtgtgtgtgtgtgtgagagagagaggccATTAAAAAGTATTCATGGGGAATAAATGGTTTAAATGTGGAGGCTGGTCAGTCTTTGTATCTTTGGGCTCatcgtgtgtttgtttgcacagGCCGACCACCCAGCAGGAtggtgcacacgcacacacacacgcacacacacacaacacgcacacacacacagttgtcaTGGTTTTTTTGCTTGAATACACTGATTATCGTGTTTATTcatgaccacacacacacacacacacacacacacacacacacacaatgaagacATTTCAACCGTTCTAATCACTAccagaaaatgtattaaatgattaaaaatacaaaagaaaattCAAAGCGAACGAATATTTAAAGCAAACAAatagaaatacgtttttattaatatttaatgtatgaaaatgattccataaaaatatgaattttcATGTGCTGATTAAAGACAATACAATCTATTTATTTAATGATAACTATGACATACTGTACTCGTTGTAAAAGATTCATGAGAAATGCTGCTCATTTTAAACCTGAAAGAAGATATTATTTACGtggctaataaaaaaataacttaaaacatAAACAATATTGCTAATAAAAaagaacttaaaaaataaacaatcatAGTTTCTTCACAAGCATTGAAGAcaagaacaaaatgtaaaaagaagatatGCGGTATACACGAATTAGAAATCAACTCGGACAGCTGAGCTAATGCTGCCACCTGCTGGCCAAAAGATTAACTGCAGCACGGCTACTTTTTTGTAGGGAAAGCCGGAATGTAAAAACCggtgtatattaaaaaaaaaaagcctttttattAACCTGGCTATTTTGTATAATCTCTAGTAGGATTTATAAACTACTACGTAGTAAGAGTGGAATGAGAAGTACGGTGTCGTGTCCCACAAGCAGAAGCTGCAACGCCTTTAGCATTGTTTTGACCCTGGTGGACTTCCGTAGTTAGCTAAACGTTAGCTTGATTGTTGTCACCTGAAGGACACAAACTATCACCTTTCCAAACCagtaaacacacatttttgcaaCTAACTAACTTTTGACACGTTGCCGCTTTGCTCCCCAACCAGAGGTGAGAAGATTTG
Coding sequences within it:
- the nkx2.2b gene encoding NK2 homeobox 2b, encoding MSITDGAEPLSRTMSLGSSTRSGFSVRDILDLPAGSGSDDPEEADTDEAPVNAPFGRNHELDHLQLSVHARQDESVGSRQETASGAAARRAGGKKRRVLFSKAQTSELERWFRQQRYLSAPEREHLAGLIQLTPNQVKIWFQNHRYKIKRARAERSLEALRLLQARRFAFPVLLQDGKPCERVRGQDLRLGLPVCAYTHVPNPEQAGLRQLTQTWTSWTW